The candidate division KSB1 bacterium genome includes a region encoding these proteins:
- a CDS encoding Lrp/AsnC family transcriptional regulator, which translates to MNKFDEIDKKILNILQERGRITNANLAAEVGLSPPPMLERVKKLERNGVIKQYVALVDPKKVDKATIVFVSLTVARHRVKSFDQVNQELNKFPEVLEIYHISGEEDYLIKVVVKDIQEYEQFLLKKLATIPAISRIKSSVVLSTIKYGTKIPID; encoded by the coding sequence ATGAATAAGTTCGATGAGATCGATAAAAAGATACTCAATATCCTTCAAGAACGAGGAAGAATTACCAACGCCAATCTTGCCGCAGAAGTTGGGCTTTCACCTCCCCCCATGCTGGAACGCGTCAAAAAATTAGAACGCAATGGTGTCATCAAGCAATATGTCGCCCTGGTCGATCCCAAAAAGGTCGACAAGGCGACCATCGTCTTTGTCTCGCTTACTGTCGCTCGTCATCGCGTCAAATCTTTCGATCAGGTCAATCAAGAACTCAACAAATTTCCCGAGGTATTAGAAATCTATCATATCTCTGGCGAGGAGGACTACTTAATCAAAGTTGTCGTCAAGGACATCCAGGAATATGAGCAATTCTTGCTGAAAAAGCTGGCCACTATTCCGGCGATCAGTCGGATCAAGAGCAGCGTTGTGCTCTCAACCATCAAATATGGGACGAAAATTCCCATTGATTGA
- a CDS encoding ribonuclease HII: MKSTTQMRIGLAEQRRIAALLRYERQLWSTGKRFLAGVDEAGRGPLAGPVVAAAVIFPPDVFIPGINDSKKLSPALREQLYRPITQSAISIGIAWCDHQTIDQMNILQATYRAMRQAIAQLNPQPEHVLVDGRSVPELNFSQTAIVGGDGKCFSIAAASIIAKVTRDRLMLEYDRLFPQYGFAQHKGYPTKKHIQAIIEYGYCPIHRTTFKIKNLESYG; encoded by the coding sequence ATGAAATCTACGACTCAAATGAGGATCGGGCTGGCGGAACAGAGGCGGATTGCGGCGCTATTGCGGTATGAACGTCAGCTCTGGAGCACGGGTAAGCGATTTCTGGCTGGAGTTGATGAGGCGGGCCGCGGCCCTCTTGCGGGACCAGTGGTTGCCGCTGCAGTAATCTTCCCACCCGATGTTTTTATCCCTGGAATAAATGATTCAAAGAAGCTTTCGCCAGCGCTGAGAGAGCAACTTTACCGACCAATCACCCAATCGGCCATCTCGATCGGCATCGCCTGGTGCGATCATCAAACGATCGACCAAATGAATATCCTTCAGGCCACCTATCGCGCCATGAGACAGGCGATCGCCCAACTGAACCCCCAACCTGAGCACGTATTGGTCGATGGCCGATCAGTCCCCGAGCTAAACTTCTCCCAGACCGCGATCGTTGGTGGGGATGGCAAATGCTTTTCCATCGCGGCCGCCTCCATCATCGCCAAGGTCACCCGGGATCGCTTGATGCTGGAATACGATCGGCTGTTTCCCCAATATGGCTTTGCGCAGCACAAAGGCTATCCAACGAAAAAGCATATTCAAGCCATTATCGAATACGGCTATTGTCCCATTCACCGAACGACGTTTAAAATCAAAAACCTGGAATCGTATGGCTAA
- a CDS encoding YraN family protein produces the protein MDNQNSKEKQPSVGKLGENLAAKFLEDKGYHILERNYRYGHGELDIIAEKDGMLIFIEVKTKKHGDFGDPIHWITRGKQKQMGRIARGYLYERNITDRDCRFDVVLVTWEHGLWKIDLIENAFWL, from the coding sequence ATGGATAATCAAAATTCTAAAGAGAAACAGCCCTCGGTTGGCAAATTGGGCGAGAACCTAGCCGCCAAATTTCTCGAAGATAAGGGCTATCATATTCTGGAACGTAACTACCGCTACGGCCACGGCGAGCTGGACATCATCGCTGAAAAAGATGGCATGCTGATTTTCATCGAGGTGAAGACCAAAAAGCACGGGGATTTCGGCGATCCCATTCATTGGATCACTCGCGGAAAACAAAAGCAGATGGGCCGCATTGCCAGAGGGTATCTTTACGAGCGCAATATCACCGATCGCGACTGCCGCTTCGATGTCGTTTTGGTCACCTGGGAGCATGGATTGTGGAAGATCGATCTGATTGAGAATGCGTTCTGGCTGTGA